One genomic segment of Planctomycetaceae bacterium includes these proteins:
- a CDS encoding oligosaccharide flippase family protein, giving the protein MFHHEGTGGSQLNVRSLVLRHGSWASIGTALNLVFALLSTVILARVLSPTDFGRFTIARTGLSFLGVFATFGLGTVALGMLGRYASDVGSSRRRHVMTRVAVISMGSLTIGAITAFAASLLFGETLTGGETGLLVAIVFALGTIASGVLNIVSDSVRGTGSPAAANMLGNVMQGSPAPHAGTLLTVAVLSYVGLATWQNAIMAYAASAAIAAGCGCLVLWSHLKPGETVANDGAKGDQSLPSVVDVLSCAWPLAIASMISFTTSSCDLFMTSEFSDPDSMAYYVAARRVIVLLAIPLSVLNTAARGVISPLYSANLSAQLEKHLRQGAGLAAIPCMLAALLVLIMPEFVLKVVLGDGYDEASTILRILIPGQVMLVVSGSCAALLRLSGFQRVMLIIDVVTALSLVVLGPLVAAGFGAIGLAVLVSSLQIALNVVTWATAWKLTGINTWCSFRVVSRFRSLLAR; this is encoded by the coding sequence ATGTTTCACCATGAGGGAACGGGCGGCTCGCAACTGAATGTACGGTCTCTTGTGCTGCGGCATGGTTCCTGGGCGTCCATCGGAACCGCTCTGAATCTGGTGTTTGCACTGCTGAGTACTGTCATTCTGGCTCGAGTCTTGTCACCAACGGATTTTGGACGTTTCACGATCGCCCGGACGGGTCTGTCTTTTCTTGGTGTGTTTGCGACGTTTGGTCTGGGGACGGTAGCGCTAGGGATGTTAGGGCGCTATGCATCGGACGTTGGTTCGTCGCGGCGCCGTCACGTGATGACGCGAGTGGCCGTGATATCCATGGGAAGCCTCACAATCGGCGCAATTACTGCATTCGCTGCATCTCTCCTGTTTGGCGAAACCCTGACCGGTGGTGAAACGGGGCTGCTGGTCGCGATCGTGTTCGCCCTGGGCACAATTGCCAGTGGAGTGCTGAATATTGTTTCTGACTCCGTGCGAGGAACTGGTTCCCCGGCCGCTGCCAATATGTTGGGTAACGTAATGCAGGGGTCTCCGGCACCGCACGCGGGTACGTTGCTGACGGTTGCGGTGCTTTCCTATGTGGGGCTGGCAACCTGGCAGAATGCGATCATGGCCTACGCCGCATCAGCCGCGATTGCTGCGGGGTGCGGATGTCTTGTGCTGTGGAGTCATTTGAAGCCCGGTGAGACGGTTGCGAACGACGGTGCGAAGGGCGATCAATCACTTCCCTCTGTTGTCGACGTATTGTCGTGTGCCTGGCCGCTGGCAATCGCGTCGATGATTTCGTTCACCACCAGCAGTTGTGACCTGTTCATGACGTCGGAGTTCTCGGATCCGGACAGCATGGCCTACTACGTTGCGGCACGTCGAGTCATTGTTCTGCTGGCGATTCCTTTGTCGGTCCTGAATACAGCCGCTCGGGGTGTGATCAGTCCGCTGTATTCAGCCAATCTGTCGGCACAGCTTGAGAAGCATCTTCGCCAGGGGGCGGGACTGGCGGCGATTCCCTGTATGCTCGCCGCACTACTGGTGCTGATCATGCCGGAGTTTGTCCTGAAAGTGGTTCTCGGTGACGGCTATGACGAAGCGTCCACCATTTTGCGGATTCTGATACCCGGTCAGGTGATGCTGGTGGTCTCCGGGAGCTGCGCGGCGCTGCTGCGGCTGTCCGGGTTTCAGCGTGTGATGCTGATCATTGACGTGGTGACGGCACTGTCTCTGGTTGTCCTGGGACCGCTTGTGGCCGCCGGTTTTGGAGCGATCGGGCTGGCTGTCCTTGTTTCTTCGCTGCAGATTGCACTGAACGTCGTTACGTGGGCGACTGCGTGGAAACTCACGGGAATCAACACGTGGTGCAGTTTCCGCGTGGTGTCCCGGTTTAGATCACTTCTTGCCCGGTGA
- a CDS encoding class I SAM-dependent methyltransferase, whose product MTTEAARQNITTLYTEGSYLEQHPEWHAERSPWKAGHVVRGIREAGLTPATLCDIGCGTGLALAEVTRGLNGIRRAVGFDPSPDVPLHPKAKDVIEFRRENAASCSETFDIAIMLDVFEHVEDYFGFLRDCRHLAQHHIFHIPLDANARTVVGSGCDRPRRTLGHLHYFSRLTALATLRDTGYEPIHWHFTKSGWDGPGANRSPWKPINILRRVCYQVSPEYTHRVLGGLSLLVVARAT is encoded by the coding sequence ATGACCACCGAAGCCGCTCGGCAAAACATCACCACGCTTTACACGGAAGGCAGCTATCTGGAGCAGCATCCGGAATGGCATGCGGAACGATCCCCGTGGAAGGCTGGTCATGTCGTGCGCGGAATTCGTGAGGCCGGACTGACGCCCGCCACGCTGTGTGACATCGGCTGCGGCACGGGACTTGCGCTGGCAGAAGTCACGCGGGGACTGAACGGAATCCGGCGCGCTGTCGGGTTTGATCCCAGTCCCGACGTTCCGCTTCACCCGAAGGCGAAAGACGTAATTGAATTCCGTCGGGAGAACGCCGCGTCATGCAGCGAAACATTCGACATCGCCATCATGCTGGATGTGTTCGAACACGTTGAAGACTACTTCGGTTTTCTCCGGGACTGCCGCCATCTGGCACAACACCATATTTTTCATATACCTCTGGACGCAAACGCCAGAACTGTGGTCGGCAGCGGCTGCGACCGCCCGCGGCGAACGCTTGGGCATCTTCACTACTTTAGTCGTCTGACTGCGCTCGCCACACTGCGTGACACCGGATACGAACCGATCCACTGGCACTTCACGAAGTCCGGATGGGATGGCCCCGGCGCGAACCGGAGTCCCTGGAAGCCAATCAACATCCTTCGAAGGGTTTGCTATCAGGTTTCACCCGAGTACACGCATCGTGTGCTTGGCGGCCTGTCGTTATTGGTCGTTGCCAGGGCGACTTAG
- a CDS encoding glycosyltransferase family 4 protein — protein sequence MTHAVHDSQGDAVEAAFDSGPGSPSHGDGYDRSLVVLHVSQPTNAGVRAVVLDLLRDQMQRGWKVLLACPEANDLDAQCRRLGATWIPWNATRNPGAKVLSECLRLRRIINDMRPDVVHLHSSKAGLAGRLVLRGRLPTVFEPNGWSFHAVDGWLATGSRWWERFASRWTHSTVCVSETEQSAALQAGMKARWDIVRNGIDLRVWQQPEADSRKAACDRLQLDPDVQNVLCVGRLCRQKGQDLLLRAWQEVRRQHPRARLYLVGDGPDRPSLESLSDDSVTFVGLRSDVRDWFLAADLIAMPSRWEGLSIALLEAMSCARPVIAAEVSGMREAIGETAGVLIPPEDVAALAEGIANLLSSPETLAEIGASARQRVVAEFDQSVTNSRIAAIYRRLLDDRSIRLSSGE from the coding sequence ATGACGCACGCCGTGCACGATTCGCAGGGTGACGCCGTGGAGGCGGCGTTCGACAGTGGACCCGGTTCGCCATCGCACGGCGACGGATACGACCGATCTCTGGTGGTGCTGCACGTTTCTCAACCGACGAATGCAGGTGTCAGGGCCGTTGTGCTGGATCTGCTGCGCGATCAGATGCAGCGAGGATGGAAGGTCCTGCTGGCCTGTCCGGAAGCAAACGATCTGGACGCGCAGTGTCGCCGACTGGGCGCGACCTGGATTCCCTGGAACGCGACTCGAAACCCGGGAGCAAAGGTTCTTTCCGAATGCCTTCGGCTTCGACGCATCATCAATGACATGCGGCCCGACGTTGTGCATTTGCATTCCTCCAAAGCGGGGCTGGCCGGACGCCTGGTCCTGCGCGGACGACTGCCGACTGTGTTTGAGCCAAACGGCTGGTCGTTCCACGCCGTCGACGGCTGGCTGGCGACAGGGTCGCGATGGTGGGAACGATTCGCCTCGCGGTGGACCCATTCGACGGTGTGTGTCAGCGAAACGGAACAATCGGCAGCGCTGCAGGCCGGCATGAAGGCTCGCTGGGACATCGTCAGAAATGGAATTGATCTGCGAGTCTGGCAGCAGCCGGAAGCGGACTCCCGAAAGGCAGCCTGCGACCGGCTTCAACTGGATCCGGACGTTCAGAACGTTCTTTGTGTCGGGCGGCTTTGTCGGCAGAAGGGACAGGATCTGTTGCTTCGAGCATGGCAGGAGGTGCGTCGGCAGCATCCGCGAGCCCGTCTGTATCTCGTCGGTGACGGACCGGATCGCCCTTCGCTGGAATCTCTCAGCGACGACAGCGTGACGTTTGTGGGTCTGCGCTCCGACGTTCGTGACTGGTTTCTGGCGGCGGACCTGATCGCCATGCCGTCAAGGTGGGAGGGCCTGAGCATCGCTCTGCTGGAAGCGATGTCGTGTGCCCGGCCGGTGATCGCCGCCGAAGTCAGCGGGATGCGGGAAGCGATCGGCGAGACGGCGGGAGTTCTGATTCCTCCCGAAGACGTCGCCGCCCTGGCTGAAGGAATTGCGAACCTGCTGTCGTCACCGGAGACCCTTGCGGAAATCGGTGCCTCCGCACGTCAACGTGTTGTTGCAGAATTCGATCAAAGCGTCACAAACAGTCGAATCGCGGCCATCTATCGTCGGCTGCTGGATGATCGTTCGATCCGGTTGTCATCCGGCGAGTGA
- a CDS encoding sulfotransferase, whose product MTSVSGESADSRPKPGFFLIGAPKGGTTALAHYLSEHPRVFFSAPKELHFWDEDHEHSRRVHGVWSLQHYLEYFRDADPGQHDVIGEGSTTYLQSEVAVKSILDFNPQAKFLVMLRNPVEVAQAMHGELVRHYHEDVTDFEAAWRLQPERAAGRRMPGNPAFTQQLQYQEVATFAPQLQRLFDAVPQTQRMVVIFDDFVTDTAGVYRDVLRFLNLEDDGRTEFPKVNQARTYRLGWLGRLYHAPPKLIERPMRALRSRINANSGPFKEAIRRVVSVNQPRTGLRPEFVQELRGVFREDVALTSEMLGRDLSHWTAETSERKTCQRDKNGVAASVEQSLPERSQMEMRR is encoded by the coding sequence ATGACAAGCGTATCCGGCGAATCCGCAGACAGCCGGCCGAAACCAGGCTTCTTTCTGATCGGCGCGCCGAAGGGAGGAACCACTGCGCTGGCTCATTATCTATCGGAGCATCCACGGGTGTTTTTTTCCGCTCCGAAGGAACTTCATTTCTGGGATGAAGACCACGAACACTCGCGCCGCGTGCATGGCGTGTGGTCGCTGCAGCACTACCTGGAATATTTTCGGGACGCGGATCCGGGGCAACACGATGTCATCGGGGAAGGATCAACGACGTATCTGCAGTCGGAGGTCGCCGTGAAGTCGATTCTGGACTTCAACCCGCAGGCGAAGTTCCTGGTGATGCTGAGAAACCCTGTGGAAGTGGCTCAGGCCATGCATGGTGAGCTGGTCCGTCATTACCACGAGGACGTCACTGATTTCGAAGCGGCGTGGCGCTTGCAGCCGGAGCGTGCTGCCGGGCGGCGAATGCCAGGGAATCCGGCATTTACTCAGCAGCTTCAGTATCAGGAGGTCGCCACGTTTGCGCCGCAGTTGCAGCGGCTGTTCGATGCTGTTCCGCAGACACAGCGCATGGTGGTGATCTTCGATGACTTCGTGACCGACACGGCCGGCGTCTATCGAGATGTGCTCCGGTTCCTGAATCTCGAAGACGACGGACGCACCGAATTCCCAAAGGTCAACCAGGCGCGTACGTATCGCCTCGGCTGGCTGGGACGTCTGTACCATGCACCGCCGAAATTGATTGAACGGCCGATGCGGGCTCTGCGTTCAAGAATCAACGCGAATTCCGGTCCATTCAAGGAAGCGATCCGGCGCGTCGTTTCCGTCAATCAGCCCAGAACCGGACTGCGGCCGGAGTTCGTTCAGGAGCTGCGAGGCGTGTTCCGCGAAGACGTGGCGCTGACATCCGAAATGCTGGGCCGCGATCTGAGTCACTGGACAGCAGAGACGTCTGAGCGAAAGACCTGTCAGCGGGACAAGAACGGCGTTGCCGCAAGTGTTGAGCAATCGCTGCCGGAACGTTCGCAGATGGAGATGCGTCGTTGA
- a CDS encoding glycosyltransferase family 4 protein has protein sequence MMTAIRTFSYGSNRMMFHYATALREAGHEVTFAYEAVPTPEDVRTGELLPELQAAGISTVHIPRLSRAMIPGMSGGFAREVRQREIDLIISTQLRDAPGTMAVAVRCGIPGVVFAQGAPYFQGSALSRFAKRSFYRRALRSHARRIVCVAPAIRDRLVQQLDVPADKLTVVLNGLNPDTIPAPDSSHRASVRREFGFADDEFIFITIGRFDEVKGLDILVDAVERIVRSGTAKELARFKVIIAAEAYCPRSIAYRESIERMIEKAGLTSYFVFPGFRSDCNRLLQAADSFLLPSRSEGMPLVVLEAFAAGCPVVMSEYGERFAGFHDGSDGFYVPVEDAGALADAMARMMQLSVAERRDIGIRGRHYLKQNLTLKGGQDKFADVIQRVLGKSVSGSQRLAEAAALSSAFGNNHR, from the coding sequence ATGATGACTGCCATTCGTACGTTTTCGTACGGGTCGAATCGCATGATGTTCCACTACGCAACAGCCTTGCGTGAAGCTGGACACGAGGTGACGTTCGCCTACGAAGCCGTTCCGACACCGGAGGACGTCAGGACCGGCGAACTGCTGCCGGAACTGCAGGCTGCCGGCATTTCGACTGTTCACATACCGCGTCTGTCGCGGGCGATGATTCCCGGAATGAGCGGTGGTTTTGCCAGGGAAGTTCGGCAACGCGAGATCGACCTGATCATTTCCACCCAGCTGCGAGATGCTCCGGGGACGATGGCGGTTGCCGTGCGGTGTGGCATTCCGGGTGTCGTGTTTGCTCAGGGGGCACCTTATTTTCAGGGGTCAGCTCTGTCCCGGTTTGCGAAGCGAAGCTTTTATCGGCGGGCTTTGCGGTCACATGCTCGCAGAATCGTCTGCGTCGCGCCGGCGATCCGCGACCGGCTGGTACAGCAACTGGACGTTCCTGCCGACAAGCTGACAGTGGTCCTGAACGGACTGAATCCGGACACGATTCCGGCTCCTGACAGCAGTCACAGAGCGTCAGTGCGCAGGGAATTCGGATTTGCGGACGACGAGTTCATCTTCATCACCATCGGCCGATTCGACGAAGTCAAGGGGCTGGATATTCTGGTCGATGCCGTTGAGCGAATCGTCCGCTCCGGCACGGCGAAGGAACTCGCCCGATTCAAGGTCATCATTGCCGCGGAAGCGTACTGTCCGCGATCCATCGCCTATCGCGAATCGATCGAGCGGATGATCGAAAAGGCCGGGCTAACGTCATACTTTGTCTTTCCCGGATTTCGCAGTGACTGCAATCGCCTGTTGCAGGCGGCAGACAGCTTCTTGCTGCCGTCACGGTCTGAAGGAATGCCGCTGGTAGTGCTGGAAGCGTTTGCCGCAGGGTGTCCGGTTGTGATGTCGGAATATGGTGAGCGATTTGCGGGCTTTCACGATGGCAGCGATGGATTTTACGTGCCGGTGGAAGACGCCGGAGCACTGGCCGATGCGATGGCACGAATGATGCAGCTCTCCGTCGCCGAGCGCCGGGATATTGGAATTCGTGGTCGACATTACCTGAAACAGAACCTCACACTGAAGGGCGGGCAGGACAAATTCGCAGACGTCATTCAGCGCGTTTTGGGAAAAAGTGTGTCCGGCAGTCAGCGGCTGGCGGAGGCTGCCGCTCTTTCCTCCGCCTTTGGAAACAATCATCGATAG
- a CDS encoding SDR family oxidoreductase has product MKQSTSSANAVLLTGATGMVGSLLLADLLRSGFRVATLVRPSRELDAAARVERILAKLESRFGRRFIRPHVITGDIAQRRLRLDSRDQHWIHDNCCTVIHAAANLVFSPASKDPDNEPYRTNYDGTRHLLDVCTDAGIADWHYVSTAYVAGLRTGAVLESECDVGQESANDYERSKILAEQLLKQAGSVGTLTIYRPSIVIDPHPESVMPADLTINGGFSAYEMLSRKFGVPEFHNGFQNLGFRQGDRKNLVTADWVARVMAQIFRRPDLHGRTYHLTSSGGTELSEIEAAFHTVMSCIPGVREQPAVGTDDKAQELIAPFIAAFQPYFRDDPDFDRTNTLAALRISGQPDCLQIGRAQIRELCEQKLAVGGSPSESQMRLHERRPARKSEATEPRVSRHSDSPPLRNLHPAGVRPNPRNGCPESIGLVLSGPRGGEFILRQSDRVVSVARGNAGGERCRLYTSAEHWRQLAAGPNLLAAITSGTVLVETDEAPVSDDELADQLSPFAGCSLETEGPEPASVRRVGAVPSANGRA; this is encoded by the coding sequence ATGAAACAGTCAACGTCCAGCGCAAATGCCGTGCTTCTGACCGGCGCCACCGGCATGGTTGGTAGCCTGCTGCTGGCTGATCTGTTGAGAAGCGGATTTCGCGTCGCGACGCTTGTTCGTCCGTCAAGAGAGCTTGATGCCGCCGCCCGGGTCGAAAGGATTCTGGCAAAGCTGGAATCCCGGTTTGGCCGTCGCTTCATTCGTCCGCACGTAATCACGGGAGACATCGCTCAACGGCGTCTGAGGCTGGATTCGCGCGATCAGCACTGGATTCATGACAACTGCTGTACTGTCATACACGCCGCTGCAAACCTGGTGTTCAGCCCGGCCAGTAAGGATCCGGACAACGAGCCATACCGCACCAACTATGACGGCACTCGCCATCTGCTGGACGTGTGTACCGATGCGGGAATCGCTGACTGGCATTATGTGTCGACGGCCTATGTTGCCGGACTTCGAACCGGAGCCGTTCTGGAATCGGAATGCGACGTCGGGCAGGAGTCCGCCAACGATTACGAACGGAGTAAGATTCTTGCCGAGCAACTGCTGAAACAAGCCGGGTCGGTCGGTACGCTGACAATCTACCGTCCGTCGATTGTCATCGATCCACATCCCGAGAGTGTCATGCCGGCAGACCTGACGATCAACGGCGGCTTTTCCGCATACGAAATGCTCAGCCGGAAGTTCGGCGTCCCGGAATTCCACAACGGCTTTCAGAACCTGGGATTCCGGCAGGGTGACCGCAAGAATCTGGTAACGGCGGACTGGGTTGCACGCGTAATGGCGCAGATTTTTCGAAGACCGGACCTTCACGGACGGACGTATCATTTGACCAGCAGCGGTGGCACGGAACTGTCAGAAATTGAAGCGGCGTTTCATACGGTGATGTCCTGCATTCCGGGCGTCCGGGAACAGCCGGCCGTCGGCACCGATGACAAAGCGCAGGAGTTAATTGCACCGTTCATCGCCGCGTTTCAGCCCTATTTTCGCGACGACCCGGATTTTGACCGTACGAACACGCTGGCGGCGCTCCGAATTTCGGGACAGCCCGACTGTCTGCAGATCGGTCGGGCACAGATTCGCGAACTCTGCGAACAGAAGCTGGCCGTCGGCGGTTCCCCGTCGGAGTCTCAAATGAGATTGCATGAACGGCGACCGGCCCGCAAGTCGGAAGCGACGGAACCGCGTGTGAGTCGACATTCTGATTCTCCGCCGCTTCGAAATTTGCATCCGGCGGGCGTCCGGCCGAACCCACGCAATGGCTGCCCGGAATCAATTGGCCTGGTACTGAGCGGTCCGAGAGGCGGCGAGTTCATCCTGCGGCAATCGGATCGCGTCGTCAGTGTCGCGCGCGGCAACGCCGGCGGCGAACGCTGTCGGCTGTACACATCTGCGGAGCATTGGCGGCAACTGGCTGCCGGGCCGAATCTGCTGGCAGCGATCACGTCCGGTACCGTGCTGGTCGAAACTGACGAGGCGCCGGTCAGCGATGATGAGCTGGCGGACCAGCTTTCGCCGTTCGCCGGGTGTTCGCTCGAAACCGAAGGTCCGGAGCCTGCTTCGGTGCGACGTGTCGGTGCCGTCCCTTCCGCAAACGGGAGGGCATGA